The following are encoded in a window of Solidesulfovibrio magneticus RS-1 genomic DNA:
- a CDS encoding TusE/DsrC/DsvC family sulfur relay protein — protein MATVEYKGKTFEVDEDGFLQKFEDWTLEWVDYVKDSEGIKELTPEHNKVIEFLQDYYKKNGIAPMVRILSKVTGFKLKHIYELFPSGPGKGACKMAGLPKPTGCV, from the coding sequence ATGGCTACTGTTGAATACAAAGGCAAAACCTTCGAGGTCGATGAAGACGGCTTCCTGCAGAAGTTTGAAGACTGGACCCTGGAATGGGTTGACTACGTGAAGGACTCCGAGGGCATCAAAGAGCTGACCCCCGAGCACAACAAGGTCATCGAGTTCCTGCAGGACTACTACAAGAAGAACGGCATCGCCCCGATGGTGCGCATCCTGTCCAAGGTGACCGGATTCAAGCTGAAGCACATCTACGAGCTGTTCCCCTCCGGACCGGGTAAAGGAGCCTGCAAAATGGCCGGCCTGCCCAAGCCCACCGGCTGCGTCTAG
- a CDS encoding YcaO-like family protein — MTHDTIEAAGLSHRPKGYTLDQDKIISPVETIARARAAFARLGQGVLAETRRIDTGRLGIPVFLSICGDEARSVMPTRKQMGKGASPEQAEASALMELAERYSFFSFWRDEARFLPATWTEAEAEYGDALIPLSVILQSVGENLSEADARRILDLVPWRFIKVRDVAAGKDVAVPLDWFKILNEFNGSSAGNCFEESVLQGACELVERHVCAVIDRERRVMPTIDPADIKDPVLNKLLAAFESQGVKVWLKDFTLGQPVPTVAAIAYDPATFPNASEIVFTAGTAASPAKAAIRALTEVAQLAGDFESLSNYEASGLPKFTSLDEAAWVLDGPLVALESLPSIERADIAEELAELAQSLGRLGHKLLTVDTTHPELGLSANYNVIPGFWFRERTPAASLGLFTGRLLAEEADPATADAGLAALAEVYPSAPFVPFFEGVLSLRLGDAEAAAAQFACAENLQQSAEDKGLAAFYQAHALSQLGRFEDIVPILDRAIGLCPEVKEYFNLRGVAHFKAARYEAAALELDSGSAMDLANLGLCQARLGNGPLAEHYLEAALKLDPSITFARDELAALQRP, encoded by the coding sequence ATGACCCACGACACCATCGAGGCCGCCGGCCTGTCCCATCGTCCCAAGGGCTACACCCTCGACCAGGATAAAATCATCAGCCCCGTGGAAACCATCGCCCGGGCCAGGGCCGCCTTTGCCCGCCTGGGCCAGGGCGTGTTGGCCGAGACCAGGCGCATCGACACCGGGCGCCTCGGCATTCCGGTCTTTTTGAGCATCTGCGGCGACGAAGCCCGCAGCGTCATGCCCACCCGCAAACAGATGGGCAAAGGGGCCAGCCCCGAGCAGGCCGAGGCCTCGGCCCTGATGGAACTGGCCGAACGGTACAGTTTCTTCTCCTTCTGGCGCGACGAGGCCCGCTTCCTGCCGGCCACCTGGACCGAGGCCGAAGCCGAGTACGGTGACGCGCTCATTCCGCTGTCCGTCATCCTCCAGTCCGTAGGCGAGAACCTGAGCGAGGCCGACGCCCGGCGCATCCTCGACCTGGTCCCCTGGCGCTTCATCAAAGTGCGTGACGTGGCCGCCGGCAAGGATGTGGCCGTGCCCCTGGACTGGTTCAAGATTCTCAACGAATTTAACGGATCTTCCGCCGGCAACTGCTTCGAGGAATCCGTGCTCCAGGGGGCCTGCGAGCTGGTCGAGCGCCATGTCTGCGCCGTCATCGACCGCGAACGCCGCGTCATGCCGACCATCGATCCGGCCGACATCAAGGACCCGGTCCTCAATAAGCTCCTAGCCGCCTTCGAGAGCCAGGGCGTCAAGGTCTGGCTCAAGGACTTCACCCTGGGCCAGCCCGTGCCCACCGTGGCCGCCATTGCCTACGATCCGGCCACCTTTCCCAACGCCTCGGAGATCGTTTTCACCGCCGGCACGGCCGCCTCGCCGGCCAAGGCCGCCATCCGGGCCCTGACCGAAGTGGCCCAGCTGGCCGGGGATTTCGAGTCGCTCAGCAACTACGAGGCCTCGGGCCTGCCCAAGTTCACGAGCCTGGACGAAGCGGCCTGGGTCCTGGACGGCCCGCTGGTTGCGCTGGAGAGCCTGCCGAGCATCGAGCGGGCCGACATCGCCGAGGAACTGGCCGAGCTGGCCCAGTCCCTGGGCCGGCTGGGCCACAAGCTCCTCACCGTGGACACCACCCATCCCGAGCTGGGCCTTTCGGCCAACTACAACGTCATCCCGGGCTTTTGGTTCCGCGAGCGCACTCCGGCCGCCAGCCTGGGGCTTTTCACCGGCCGGCTGTTGGCCGAGGAGGCCGATCCAGCCACGGCCGACGCCGGGCTGGCTGCCCTGGCCGAGGTCTACCCCAGCGCCCCCTTCGTGCCCTTTTTCGAGGGCGTGCTGTCCCTGCGCCTGGGCGACGCCGAGGCGGCCGCCGCCCAGTTCGCCTGCGCCGAGAATCTCCAGCAAAGCGCCGAGGACAAGGGACTGGCCGCCTTCTATCAGGCCCACGCCCTGTCCCAGCTTGGCCGTTTCGAGGACATCGTGCCCATCCTCGACCGGGCCATCGGCCTGTGTCCCGAGGTGAAGGAATACTTCAATCTGCGCGGGGTGGCCCATTTCAAGGCCGCACGCTACGAAGCCGCCGCCTTGGAGCTTGACTCCGGTTCGGCCATGGATCTGGCCAACCTGGGGCTGTGTCAGGCCCGCCTGGGCAACGGCCCCCTGGCCGAACACTATCTGGAAGCAGCCCTGAAACTGGACCCGTCCATCACGTTTGCCCGCGACGAACTGGCGGCCTTGCAACGGCCTTAA
- a CDS encoding class I SAM-dependent methyltransferase, translating into MDTAIALDAPLDELLDAARCRYDVCFEPVAVGDTRLELLQIADVAALIDRQLAAAGDGPVELPYWAAVWPGAVLLAHGLPGLGDPAGRSALEVGCGIGVAGLFAAAAGYDTLLTDIHPDALLFTQINILHNGLAHRAKVARADFTADRLGRRFDAILGAEVLYMQDAYRGLMKFLLAHIALKKDAAVLLAKDYTRKATRFLAMADEEFAIAERVVGFKETNPESGQPERKLCQLYRLTPKKVA; encoded by the coding sequence GTGGACACAGCCATCGCTCTTGACGCCCCCCTCGACGAACTGCTCGACGCGGCTCGCTGCCGCTACGACGTCTGCTTTGAACCCGTGGCCGTGGGCGACACCCGCCTGGAGCTCCTGCAAATCGCCGACGTGGCCGCGCTCATTGACCGCCAGCTCGCCGCCGCCGGCGACGGCCCGGTGGAGCTGCCCTACTGGGCCGCCGTATGGCCCGGGGCCGTGCTGCTGGCCCACGGCCTGCCCGGCCTGGGCGATCCGGCCGGTCGCTCGGCCCTGGAAGTCGGCTGCGGCATCGGCGTGGCCGGACTTTTCGCCGCCGCCGCCGGCTATGACACCCTGCTCACCGACATCCACCCCGACGCGCTGCTTTTTACGCAAATAAACATCCTGCATAACGGCCTGGCCCACCGGGCCAAGGTCGCCCGGGCCGACTTCACGGCCGACCGACTGGGCCGGCGCTTCGACGCCATCCTCGGGGCCGAGGTGCTCTACATGCAGGACGCTTACCGTGGACTGATGAAGTTCCTGCTGGCCCATATCGCCCTCAAAAAAGACGCCGCCGTGCTCCTGGCCAAGGACTACACCCGAAAGGCCACCCGTTTCCTGGCCATGGCCGACGAGGAGTTCGCCATCGCCGAGCGCGTGGTGGGCTTCAAGGAAACCAACCCCGAGTCCGGCCAGCCCGAGCGCAAGCTCTGCCAGCTCTACCGCCTGACCCCGAAAAAGGTCGCCTAG
- a CDS encoding Hsp20/alpha crystallin family protein, with translation MFKHLLPRLRERSVAVRRPASLADLMEDFWREPATALGPLFRDMAYPAVDVSEAEGVVTVKAELPGLDPKDVTLTVENDVLILRGEKKFEGEEKKDDYHRIERAYGSFSRVIPLPGKVKEAEAKANFDKGVLTVTLPRDAEAAARSIPIQQS, from the coding sequence ATGTTCAAGCATTTGTTGCCGCGTCTTCGCGAGCGCTCCGTGGCCGTGCGCCGGCCCGCGAGCCTGGCCGATCTCATGGAAGACTTCTGGCGCGAACCCGCAACCGCCCTGGGGCCGCTGTTCAGGGACATGGCCTACCCGGCCGTGGACGTCAGCGAAGCCGAGGGAGTGGTCACGGTCAAGGCCGAACTCCCGGGGCTTGATCCCAAGGATGTGACCCTGACCGTGGAGAACGACGTCTTGATCCTGCGGGGCGAAAAGAAGTTCGAGGGCGAGGAGAAGAAGGACGACTACCACCGCATTGAGCGCGCCTACGGCTCCTTCTCCCGCGTCATCCCGCTGCCGGGCAAGGTGAAGGAGGCCGAGGCCAAGGCGAACTTCGACAAGGGCGTGCTCACCGTGACCCTGCCCCGCGACGCCGAGGCCGCCGCCCGCTCCATTCCCATTCAGCAAAGCTGA
- a CDS encoding serine hydrolase domain-containing protein has translation MPFFRCVAMLFVLAALGAAAPRPACAAPLPGRQTTAHVVEGLTRSGRVHGLVVGYVSPAGKAVYGFGRRDESSRSKAPDGRTLFEIGSITKSFTGILLAQEVIAGKLRDTDPIRLMLPEGTIGKDSPLYWVSHLDLATHTSGLPVAPDNLPSKDPANPLAGYSTGLLLRALETAKPIAPVGQNFYYSNMGAALSGYILARTAGMDYEKLVVERICDPLGMADTRVTLSEDQRARLAHGHNDKGKVVPNWEVTGLEGAGALRSTADDLLAYAAANLGLVQTPILPAALFAHLPRKHVSDIPALYIGYFWNVMNFAGKAYVLHAGRSGGYFALVLMSPADRSAVVFLSDTEGDFTKESWRLLELLTGKSIKS, from the coding sequence ATGCCGTTTTTCCGTTGCGTCGCCATGCTTTTCGTCCTGGCCGCCCTTGGAGCCGCCGCCCCGCGCCCAGCCTGTGCCGCCCCCCTGCCCGGCCGCCAGACCACGGCCCATGTGGTCGAGGGGCTGACCCGCTCCGGTCGCGTCCACGGCCTGGTGGTCGGCTACGTCAGCCCGGCCGGGAAAGCCGTCTACGGTTTCGGCCGGCGCGATGAATCCTCGCGCTCCAAGGCCCCGGACGGCCGAACGCTCTTTGAGATCGGCTCCATCACCAAGAGCTTCACCGGCATCCTGCTGGCCCAGGAGGTCATCGCCGGCAAGCTGCGCGACACCGACCCCATCCGCCTCATGCTGCCCGAGGGAACCATCGGCAAGGACTCGCCGCTGTACTGGGTCAGCCACCTCGATCTGGCCACCCACACCTCGGGCCTGCCCGTGGCCCCGGACAACCTGCCGTCCAAGGACCCCGCCAATCCCCTGGCCGGCTATTCCACGGGCCTGCTCCTGCGCGCCCTGGAAACCGCCAAGCCCATCGCGCCGGTGGGGCAGAACTTCTATTACAGCAATATGGGCGCGGCCCTTAGCGGCTACATCCTGGCCCGGACCGCCGGGATGGACTATGAAAAGCTCGTGGTCGAGCGCATCTGCGACCCGTTGGGCATGGCCGACACCCGGGTGACCCTGTCCGAGGACCAGCGTGCCCGCCTGGCCCACGGCCACAACGACAAGGGCAAGGTCGTGCCCAACTGGGAGGTCACGGGCCTGGAAGGGGCCGGCGCCCTGCGCTCCACCGCCGACGACCTGCTCGCCTACGCGGCCGCCAACCTGGGCCTGGTCCAGACGCCCATCCTGCCGGCCGCGCTTTTCGCCCATCTGCCGCGCAAACACGTCTCGGACATCCCGGCGCTGTACATCGGCTATTTCTGGAACGTCATGAATTTCGCCGGCAAGGCCTACGTGCTCCACGCCGGCCGCTCGGGCGGCTATTTCGCCCTGGTCCTCATGTCGCCGGCTGACCGCTCGGCCGTGGTCTTTTTAAGCGACACCGAGGGCGACTTCACCAAGGAGAGCTGGCGGCTTTTGGAGCTGTTGACCGGCAAATCCATCAAGTCCTGA
- a CDS encoding YbgA family protein has protein sequence MSDSIRVGVSSCLLGNPVRYDGGHKRDSYVVDTLGRYFEFVPVCPEVECGLGVPREAMRLVGDPEAPRLVTIKTGVDLTERMNAWAAGRVAELAEERLCGFIFKAKSPSSGMTRIKVYNDKGAPAERGVGLFARAFMDRFPLIPVEDEGRLHDDKLRENFIERIFAMQRFRDAVAGDGRSTLVSRLIAFTAGHKLLFMAHSPELARQIGRLTAEASKWPADGLVHAYETLLMKTLALPATPAKHANVLQHAMGYFKKVLTTYEKAELNEVIANYRLGLTPLIVPVTLIAHFTRKYDVAYLKDQAYLAPHPIELKLRNHA, from the coding sequence TGTCGGATTCCATACGTGTCGGGGTCAGCTCCTGCCTGCTCGGCAATCCCGTCCGCTACGACGGCGGCCACAAACGCGACAGCTACGTCGTCGATACCCTGGGCCGCTATTTTGAATTCGTGCCCGTGTGCCCGGAGGTCGAATGCGGCCTGGGCGTGCCGCGCGAAGCCATGCGGTTGGTCGGCGACCCCGAGGCCCCGCGCCTGGTCACCATCAAGACCGGCGTCGATCTCACCGAGCGCATGAACGCCTGGGCAGCGGGGCGCGTGGCCGAACTGGCCGAGGAGCGACTGTGCGGTTTCATCTTCAAGGCCAAGTCGCCCTCCAGCGGCATGACCCGGATCAAGGTCTATAATGATAAGGGTGCTCCGGCCGAACGCGGGGTCGGTCTTTTCGCCCGGGCCTTCATGGACCGCTTTCCGCTGATCCCGGTAGAGGACGAAGGGAGGCTCCACGACGACAAGCTGCGGGAAAACTTCATCGAACGCATATTTGCCATGCAGCGCTTCCGCGACGCCGTGGCCGGCGACGGCCGCTCGACCCTGGTTTCGCGACTCATCGCCTTCACCGCCGGGCACAAGCTGCTGTTCATGGCCCACAGCCCGGAGCTGGCCCGGCAAATCGGCCGGCTCACGGCCGAAGCCAGCAAATGGCCGGCCGACGGCCTCGTCCATGCCTACGAGACCCTGCTCATGAAAACCCTGGCCCTGCCGGCCACCCCGGCCAAGCACGCCAACGTGCTCCAGCACGCCATGGGCTATTTCAAAAAAGTGTTGACCACCTACGAGAAAGCGGAACTCAACGAAGTCATCGCCAACTACCGCCTGGGGCTTACCCCGCTCATCGTTCCCGTAACGCTCATCGCCCACTTCACCCGCAAATACGACGTGGCCTATTTAAAGGACCAGGCCTACTTGGCCCCTCACCCCATTGAACTCAAACTGCGCAACCACGCCTGA